A DNA window from Schistocerca gregaria isolate iqSchGreg1 chromosome 2, iqSchGreg1.2, whole genome shotgun sequence contains the following coding sequences:
- the LOC126335726 gene encoding uncharacterized protein LOC126335726 has product MGPGETVHNYTKQLHKEFDMVVGEVDCYLGLQVHRFNDCMKLNQAAYVKRVIARYHTTDAKPISLPIEPDWICGNSPLATDTDTYQEIIGTLTYLTLGGLPDLAYAVNVTSTA; this is encoded by the coding sequence ATGGGACCTGGTGAAACAGTTCATAATTACACAAAACAATTACATAAAGAGTTTGATATGGTAGTAGGTGAAGTGGATTGTTATCTTGGCTTGCAAGTCCACAGATTTAATGATTGTATGAAGCTTAATCAGGCTGCATATGTGAAAAGAGTGATAGCCAGGTATCATACGACTGATGCAAAGCCAATATCATTACCAATTGAGCCTGATTGGATATGTGGTAATTCACCACTGGCTACTGATACCGACACTTACCAAGAAATTATAGGCACTCTCACATATTTAACATTGGGGGGACTTCCAGATCTAGCTTATGCTGTAAATGTTACTTCAACAGCATAA